The proteins below are encoded in one region of Paenibacillus sp. YYML68:
- the secA2 gene encoding accessory Sec system translocase SecA2 (functions in protein export; can interact with acidic membrane phospholipids and the SecYEG protein complex; binds to preproteins; binds to ATP and undergoes a conformational change to promote membrane insertion of SecA/bound preprotein; ATP hydrolysis appears to drive release of the preprotein from SecA and deinsertion of SecA from the membrane; additional proteins SecD/F/YajC aid SecA recycling; exists in an equilibrium between monomers and dimers; may possibly form higher order oligomers; in some organisms, especially gram positive pathogens, have paralogs that have been found to be nonessential but do function in secretion of a subset of exported proteins), giving the protein MLAAVRNWITGSSQKTLNNIRKQLHRVEKQVELLMRMDDAELLREGELLRQRVRLGKAPTNAALTAFALVKEAVRRESGIRLHPEQLIGGWAMLQGHVAEMRTGEGKTVVSLLPLYWFGLQGEGVHMITVNRYLAERDCEQARNVLGRLGMTVALNHSELNPEEKKQAYLQDITYGTWSEFGFDYLRDRLVYDPDRQVQRPLACAVIDEIDSVLIDEARTPILIAGKTKGAPDLYYICDKFVRGLKEDRDYEIDRETMQVMFTEAGIRKVESTFMVDNLFHLDNTTVYHYLLQSLRAHKLMQHDRDYLVSEGKVNIIDAFTGRMMKGREFSDGLHQAIEVKEGLSLSAETRANASITVQKFFGLYRRLLGMTGTIETDQEELARIYGLEVLSVPTHRPVQRVDAPDLVFVSKEAKYRGLQTAVQELHARGTPVLVGTTSVQQSYEVAERLQAAGIPCQVLNARTEREEADIIGRAGQRGAVTIATNMAGRGADIRLGAGVEELGGLHVIGLERHESRRIDLQLRGRSGRQGSPGRSQFFVSLEDELFQRFAEEEAERWIRQWAWGEEGVLHKPLNSFVEHVQRRAERHMFDIRSLVYRFDCVIHRQREWYYTYRSELLESSKASELLKDCLQYWLDEQTAAYCPQHQLYEEWDVRRLQQELALGAELKLNEMLELDDVQRLVRNRWSEALACLESEWLDAQWKERWRVDCLMTMDRYWQDHMEQLQYLKQAIHFRAIEKRDPVDAFEEEAIHLLNELKDRVSRRIGSMLSEEVKTFTLQPSFPSDQAASIYAASF; this is encoded by the coding sequence TTGCTTGCTGCAGTACGTAACTGGATAACTGGATCTTCACAGAAGACTCTGAACAATATTCGTAAGCAGCTTCACCGCGTGGAGAAGCAGGTCGAGCTGCTGATGCGGATGGATGACGCCGAGCTGCTGAGAGAAGGAGAGCTGCTGAGACAGCGTGTGCGGCTGGGCAAGGCTCCGACCAATGCGGCGCTGACGGCGTTCGCCCTCGTGAAGGAGGCTGTGCGCAGGGAGTCGGGCATTCGGCTGCATCCCGAGCAGCTGATCGGAGGCTGGGCCATGCTCCAGGGGCATGTGGCCGAGATGCGGACTGGTGAAGGCAAGACCGTCGTGTCGCTGCTACCGTTGTACTGGTTTGGTCTTCAGGGTGAGGGAGTGCATATGATCACGGTGAACCGGTATTTGGCGGAGCGCGATTGCGAGCAGGCACGGAACGTTCTCGGACGACTCGGAATGACCGTTGCGCTGAATCATTCGGAGCTTAATCCCGAGGAGAAGAAGCAGGCCTACCTTCAAGATATTACTTACGGCACCTGGTCTGAGTTCGGCTTTGATTATTTGCGCGACCGACTCGTCTATGACCCGGACCGACAGGTGCAGCGCCCGCTCGCTTGTGCGGTGATCGATGAGATTGACAGCGTGCTGATTGATGAGGCGAGAACGCCTATTCTTATAGCCGGCAAGACGAAGGGTGCGCCGGATCTGTATTATATATGCGATAAGTTTGTTCGTGGACTGAAGGAAGACCGCGATTATGAGATTGACCGCGAGACGATGCAAGTGATGTTCACTGAGGCTGGCATACGTAAGGTAGAGTCGACCTTTATGGTGGATAATTTGTTCCATCTCGATAATACAACGGTATACCATTATTTACTTCAAAGTCTTCGAGCTCACAAGCTGATGCAGCATGACCGGGATTACCTCGTATCTGAGGGCAAGGTGAACATTATCGATGCGTTTACCGGTCGTATGATGAAAGGCCGGGAATTCAGCGATGGGCTCCATCAAGCGATCGAGGTTAAGGAAGGGCTTTCATTAAGTGCCGAGACGCGCGCCAACGCTTCGATTACGGTCCAGAAGTTTTTCGGGTTGTACCGCAGGCTGCTGGGCATGACAGGCACCATCGAGACGGATCAGGAGGAGCTCGCTCGCATCTACGGACTAGAGGTGCTGTCTGTTCCGACGCATCGTCCTGTGCAGCGTGTCGATGCGCCCGATCTCGTATTCGTCAGCAAGGAGGCGAAATATCGAGGGCTGCAGACTGCTGTGCAGGAGCTTCATGCACGGGGCACGCCGGTGCTGGTTGGGACGACGAGTGTTCAGCAGTCCTATGAGGTCGCCGAACGGCTGCAAGCAGCAGGCATACCGTGTCAGGTGCTGAATGCAAGGACTGAACGCGAGGAGGCCGACATCATCGGAAGGGCTGGGCAGCGCGGTGCGGTCACGATCGCGACGAACATGGCCGGACGAGGCGCCGATATTCGGCTTGGAGCAGGCGTCGAGGAGCTTGGAGGCTTGCATGTTATAGGTCTTGAGCGTCACGAGAGCCGGCGTATCGATCTTCAGCTTCGCGGCAGATCGGGACGGCAGGGCAGTCCTGGGCGGAGCCAGTTTTTCGTCTCGCTTGAGGACGAGCTGTTCCAGCGCTTCGCGGAGGAGGAAGCAGAGCGATGGATTCGCCAGTGGGCTTGGGGGGAAGAAGGGGTGCTCCACAAGCCGCTCAACAGCTTCGTTGAGCACGTACAGCGAAGGGCAGAGCGCCATATGTTCGACATTCGCTCGCTCGTGTACCGCTTCGACTGTGTCATTCATCGCCAGCGGGAGTGGTACTACACGTATCGCAGTGAGCTGCTGGAGAGCAGTAAGGCAAGCGAGCTGCTGAAGGATTGCTTGCAATACTGGCTGGATGAACAGACTGCAGCCTATTGTCCGCAGCACCAGCTGTACGAGGAGTGGGATGTGCGCCGTCTACAGCAGGAGCTGGCATTAGGCGCTGAGCTGAAGCTGAATGAGATGCTGGAGCTGGACGATGTCCAGCGGCTTGTCCGCAATCGCTGGAGCGAAGCGCTGGCCTGCTTGGAGTCGGAGTGGCTCGATGCTCAGTGGAAGGAGCGCTGGAGAGTCGATTGCTTGATGACGATGGATCGCTACTGGCAAGATCATATGGAGCAGCTTCAATACTTGAAGCAGGCGATTCATTTCCGTGCGATTGAGAAGCGCGATCCTGTCGACGCCTTCGAGGAGGAGGCCATTCATCTGCTGAACGAGCTTAAAGACAGAGTGAGCCGGAGAATCGGATCTATGCTGTCCGAGGAAGTCAAGACGTTTACCTTGCAGCCGTCATTCCCATCAGACCAGGCTGCTTCCATATATGCTGCAAGCTTTTAA
- the speD gene encoding adenosylmethionine decarboxylase: MQQTAPLQEQVIELHGFNNLTKSLSFNMYDVCYTKTKEEREAYITYIDEQYNADRLTKILKTVADIIGANVLNIAKQDYVPQGASVTMLVSEGPIVEVPTESYEESPGPLPDSVVMQLDKSHVTVHTYPEYHPDEEISTFRADIDVSTCGEISPLKALNYLIRSFDTDIMTIDYRVRGFTRDIHGYKLFIDHEISSIQNYIPDEVKELFDMIDVNVYQENIFHTKCKLRQFDLNNYLFGYTKESLSRQEQETIAKRLKLEMDEIYYGKNLVGSH; encoded by the coding sequence ATGCAGCAGACAGCGCCATTGCAGGAGCAGGTCATTGAACTGCACGGCTTCAATAATTTGACGAAGTCGCTCAGCTTCAACATGTATGACGTATGCTATACGAAGACGAAGGAGGAACGCGAGGCGTATATTACGTACATCGATGAACAATATAACGCCGATCGGCTGACGAAGATATTAAAGACGGTGGCGGACATCATCGGTGCCAACGTTCTGAACATTGCGAAGCAAGACTATGTGCCGCAGGGCGCCAGCGTGACGATGCTCGTCTCTGAGGGGCCGATCGTGGAGGTGCCGACGGAGTCGTATGAGGAATCGCCAGGACCGTTGCCTGATTCCGTTGTGATGCAGCTGGACAAAAGCCATGTTACAGTTCATACGTATCCGGAGTACCATCCTGATGAAGAGATCAGCACGTTCCGCGCCGACATCGATGTATCCACCTGCGGAGAAATATCGCCACTCAAGGCGCTCAATTATTTGATCCGCTCGTTCGACACAGACATCATGACGATCGATTACCGGGTACGAGGCTTCACGCGCGATATACACGGCTATAAGCTGTTCATTGATCATGAGATTAGCTCGATTCAGAATTATATCCCCGATGAAGTGAAGGAGCTCTTCGATATGATCGATGTCAACGTGTATCAAGAGAACATCTTCCATACGAAGTGTAAGCTTAGGCAATTCGACCTGAACAATTACTTGTTCGGCTATACGAAGGAATCGTTGTCCCGTCAAGAGCAGGAGACGATTGCGAAGCGTCTCAAGCTGGAGATGGACGAAATTTATTATGGTAAAAACCTGGTCGGCTCCCACTAG
- a CDS encoding methyl-accepting chemotaxis protein — translation MTWIRTLLKPSSSLMNRLQYGKKFLVITLLFLSALSFMMYNAVKEIQADRQFAEKERLGVRYNEGLLKVMLQFQQHRGLANGYLNGDPSLETAMKEKASQADEAIKQMETLEAELGAQLDTTAGWLAVKDKWMKLRDGTASMTAAQSFEVHSGLVDDTIHLIKHAADMSNLTLDPDLDSYYLMDLTVNNLPTLMEKLGQARGKGTGIAASQKLTPEQKLELLIFTDSIRTNSADVNKKAGIVFKHNASIRADLHPLATGTVGAADEFVKTLDTKLLNAETINIAPAELFEQGTKAIEGTSAMYVKSAEKLDLLLQQRVQRLTDKLNTVLITNIVIVLLACYMFTGFYMSVKGTISQLRRAARTMAGGDLTVDASLTTRDELREVGEAFTTMAQQMSRMLQRNKELADRVAASSTDLTAVAEQTSRTTEQIAEAMQQIAAGSELQVRSSEETANAMNEMAIGIQRIAENASTVSEASMDTTKLARNGSESVQRAVEQMQTVRDKALLTAGTMKVLSDKSDEIGTIISAISDITAQTNLLALNASIEAARAGEHGRGFAVVAGEIRKLADQSNTSAAMIQTLVADIQASAHEAKISMDAGVQEAELGSQVIMETNEAFGAIRASIEQVTEQIQEISAASEQMSAGSEQITASVDEMLQIATRTMSQTQTVYASTEEQTASVEEITASAETLSATAVQLKEELQKFKTKA, via the coding sequence ATGACCTGGATCCGGACACTATTGAAGCCATCCTCCTCGCTCATGAACAGACTGCAGTATGGAAAGAAATTTCTCGTGATCACGCTGCTGTTCCTCAGCGCCCTCTCGTTCATGATGTACAACGCTGTCAAAGAAATACAAGCGGACCGACAATTCGCCGAGAAGGAGCGTCTCGGTGTTCGTTATAATGAAGGCTTGCTCAAGGTTATGCTTCAGTTCCAGCAGCACCGCGGGCTGGCGAACGGTTACCTGAACGGTGACCCTTCACTGGAGACGGCAATGAAGGAGAAGGCATCGCAGGCCGACGAAGCAATCAAGCAGATGGAGACGCTGGAGGCCGAGCTTGGCGCTCAGCTCGACACAACAGCCGGCTGGCTTGCTGTGAAGGATAAGTGGATGAAGCTGCGTGACGGGACAGCCAGCATGACGGCGGCGCAAAGCTTCGAGGTACATTCCGGTTTGGTAGACGACACGATTCATTTGATCAAGCACGCAGCCGATATGTCGAACCTGACCTTGGACCCGGATCTCGACTCCTATTACTTAATGGACTTAACAGTGAACAACCTTCCGACACTCATGGAGAAGCTCGGACAGGCGCGAGGCAAAGGTACCGGAATTGCTGCCTCACAGAAGCTGACGCCTGAGCAGAAGCTCGAGCTCTTGATCTTCACGGATTCTATCCGAACTAATTCTGCAGACGTGAACAAAAAAGCGGGTATCGTCTTCAAGCACAACGCCTCAATCCGAGCTGATCTTCATCCGCTCGCCACAGGCACCGTAGGTGCGGCAGACGAATTCGTCAAAACATTGGATACGAAGCTGCTGAATGCCGAGACGATCAACATCGCGCCTGCTGAGCTGTTCGAACAAGGGACGAAGGCCATCGAAGGCACGAGCGCCATGTACGTCAAATCAGCGGAGAAGCTGGATCTCCTCCTCCAGCAGCGTGTTCAACGTCTGACCGACAAGCTCAACACTGTGCTGATCACGAACATCGTCATCGTCCTGCTAGCTTGCTACATGTTCACCGGCTTCTATATGTCTGTGAAGGGAACGATCAGCCAGCTTCGCCGCGCTGCGCGGACGATGGCTGGCGGAGACTTGACTGTAGATGCGAGCTTGACGACACGCGATGAGCTTCGCGAGGTCGGCGAAGCGTTCACGACGATGGCTCAGCAGATGAGCCGCATGCTGCAGCGCAACAAGGAGCTTGCTGACCGTGTCGCCGCCTCGTCGACGGACTTGACGGCCGTTGCAGAGCAGACATCGCGCACGACCGAGCAGATCGCGGAGGCGATGCAGCAGATTGCAGCCGGCTCGGAGCTGCAGGTGCGCAGCAGCGAGGAGACCGCCAATGCGATGAACGAGATGGCCATCGGCATCCAGCGCATTGCCGAGAACGCCAGCACTGTCTCCGAGGCGTCTATGGATACAACCAAGCTAGCACGCAACGGAAGCGAATCGGTGCAGCGCGCTGTCGAGCAGATGCAGACGGTTCGCGACAAGGCGCTGTTGACCGCCGGTACGATGAAGGTGCTCAGCGACAAGTCGGATGAGATCGGTACGATCATCTCCGCCATCAGCGACATTACAGCCCAGACGAACCTGCTCGCGCTCAATGCCTCGATCGAGGCTGCACGCGCCGGAGAGCACGGACGAGGCTTCGCGGTCGTGGCAGGCGAGATTCGCAAGCTAGCGGATCAATCGAACACGTCCGCGGCTATGATACAGACGTTAGTTGCAGATATTCAAGCCTCTGCCCATGAAGCCAAGATATCGATGGACGCTGGTGTACAGGAGGCTGAGCTCGGCTCGCAGGTCATTATGGAGACGAACGAGGCATTCGGAGCTATTCGCGCCTCCATCGAGCAAGTCACCGAGCAGATTCAGGAAATATCTGCCGCCTCTGAGCAGATGTCGGCAGGCAGTGAGCAAATTACAGCCTCCGTAGACGAAATGCTCCAGATCGCCACGAGAACGATGAGCCAGACGCAGACCGTGTACGCCTCCACCGAGGAGCAGACCGCCTCTGTCGAGGAAATTACCGCTTCCGCGGAGACGCTAAGCGCCACAGCCGTTCAGCTGAAGGAAGAGCTGCAGAAGTTCAAGACGAAGGCATAG
- a CDS encoding response regulator transcription factor, with the protein MQKPERILLADDEEGILTLLEITLKKERFMHITSCMTGREALALVQQNSYDLIVLDVMLPDMNGFDLCSRIRRHTTAPIIFITSCASDLDKITGLGIGGDDYITKPFNPLEVVARIQALLRRQSMLKSGPDGQPEAKEYRFGSFLLKPDIAKLIIDGKELDCTAKELQLLIFFCSNPNRIFTASQIYEYVWGEPGFGVEKTIAMHISNLRKKIESNPKEPATIMNLRGIGYKFVPPGERCP; encoded by the coding sequence TTGCAGAAGCCTGAACGCATCTTGCTAGCCGATGACGAAGAAGGAATATTAACCTTGCTGGAGATTACATTAAAGAAGGAGCGGTTCATGCACATCACAAGCTGCATGACCGGCCGCGAAGCGCTGGCGCTCGTGCAGCAGAACAGCTACGATCTGATCGTGCTCGACGTGATGCTCCCGGACATGAACGGCTTCGACCTGTGCAGCCGTATTCGCCGCCACACGACAGCCCCGATCATCTTCATTACATCCTGCGCAAGCGACTTGGATAAAATAACCGGTCTTGGGATCGGAGGAGACGATTATATTACGAAGCCATTCAATCCGCTTGAGGTTGTCGCTAGAATCCAGGCACTGCTCAGACGGCAGAGTATGCTGAAGTCGGGGCCGGATGGTCAACCGGAGGCCAAGGAGTATCGCTTTGGCTCCTTCTTACTGAAGCCGGATATTGCCAAGCTGATCATCGACGGCAAGGAGCTCGATTGCACAGCTAAGGAGCTGCAGCTGCTCATCTTTTTTTGCAGCAATCCGAACCGCATCTTTACGGCCTCCCAAATTTACGAATACGTATGGGGCGAGCCCGGATTCGGCGTAGAAAAGACGATCGCTATGCACATCTCCAATCTTCGCAAAAAAATCGAGTCAAACCCGAAGGAACCTGCCACAATCATGAACCTGAGAGGTATTGGCTATAAGTTCGTGCCTCCCGGTGAGAGATGCCCATGA
- a CDS encoding sensor histidine kinase KdpD produces MKTRLRFTLHYIVGLIVWMLSLGMTLLLAVEVLFPLLGLEEENPHYDLFVILVFTANVIWSSFLFSWYFGGPLWFIVSRISQLSSGMYEAPPQHQQLYRRNNKLKLPYSLYEEVIQNLESLAASLQAARRERLIVEESKKDWIAGISHDLKTPLTYITGYSSLLLMEDYEWNDQERYTFITEIQKKSLHMEALIQDLSLTMQLNNAQSPLPLQVEPRDLIEFLKKLIADAASDPRAVVCEFSFHSECEALHVPFDDRLLYRALQNIMMNAILHNPPGTSIAVTVTENRSSQVIIQIADDGQGMDEQTLSNVFTKYYRGKPTSSSEFGTGLGMAIVRSLIEAHGGHITVDSTVGQGTTFTVIIPKHGKPDS; encoded by the coding sequence ATGAAGACACGGCTCCGATTCACGTTGCATTATATCGTCGGTCTGATCGTCTGGATGCTCAGTCTCGGGATGACGCTGCTGCTAGCCGTTGAGGTGCTGTTTCCTCTGCTCGGACTTGAGGAGGAGAATCCTCATTACGACCTGTTCGTCATCCTTGTCTTTACTGCGAATGTCATATGGAGCAGCTTCTTATTCAGCTGGTACTTCGGTGGTCCACTGTGGTTCATCGTCTCTCGAATTTCACAGCTGTCCAGCGGGATGTACGAGGCCCCTCCGCAGCATCAGCAGCTGTATCGCAGGAACAACAAGCTGAAGCTCCCCTATTCATTGTACGAAGAAGTGATTCAGAATCTCGAGTCGCTAGCTGCCTCCTTACAGGCTGCCCGCCGGGAACGCTTGATCGTAGAGGAGTCGAAGAAGGATTGGATTGCTGGCATCTCACACGATCTGAAGACTCCCTTAACTTATATTACTGGCTACTCTTCATTGCTGCTCATGGAGGACTATGAATGGAACGATCAGGAAAGATACACGTTTATTACCGAGATCCAGAAAAAGAGCTTACATATGGAAGCGTTAATTCAGGATCTGAGCTTGACCATGCAGCTCAACAACGCCCAGTCCCCTCTACCCCTTCAGGTGGAGCCCCGCGATCTGATCGAATTTCTGAAGAAGCTGATCGCTGACGCCGCGAGCGATCCGCGTGCAGTGGTATGCGAATTCAGCTTTCATTCGGAATGCGAGGCTCTCCATGTTCCATTCGATGACCGGCTTCTGTACCGCGCGCTGCAAAATATCATGATGAATGCTATCCTTCATAACCCTCCAGGGACAAGCATAGCGGTTACTGTTACCGAAAATCGAAGCTCTCAGGTGATTATACAAATCGCGGATGACGGACAAGGGATGGACGAGCAGACGCTCAGCAACGTATTCACCAAGTATTACCGCGGCAAGCCTACGAGCTCCTCCGAATTCGGCACCGGCCTCGGGATGGCGATCGTACGAAGTCTCATCGAAGCGCATGGCGGACACATTACGGTAGACAGCACTGTCGGCCAAGGAACCACCTTCACCGTCATTATTCCGAAGCATGGAAAGCCAGACTCCTGA
- a CDS encoding DUF4097 family beta strand repeat-containing protein: protein MNQAKRKLMMLICAAGLVLTIVGCSSNAVSGQQEQSFDAEQVQEIKLTTEGQNIQVRPSKSTELKVSTDSGKELPVQMSGSVLTIDAAASSGIINFKTGTVFVDLPEKMYRKISLKSSSGSITGNNVKAEELVLQADSGNIEMNGFEGGLLRSELVAGDMSLNQVDGALAIDNDTGHVKISHKGNVKANSSIRTSTGKIELSFLNKPQGLQLNASSESGKIQSSLTSESDVTSKGAGQKLTAAIGSNSSQAPTLTIMTSSGHITLK from the coding sequence ATGAACCAAGCGAAAAGAAAGCTGATGATGTTGATATGTGCGGCAGGCCTCGTTCTTACGATCGTTGGCTGCAGCTCGAATGCGGTCTCCGGACAACAAGAGCAGTCTTTTGACGCAGAGCAAGTGCAAGAGATTAAGCTCACGACAGAAGGACAGAACATCCAGGTGCGTCCGTCTAAGAGCACAGAGCTGAAGGTTAGTACGGACAGTGGTAAGGAGCTGCCTGTTCAAATGAGTGGCAGCGTTCTGACGATTGATGCCGCGGCTTCCTCGGGGATCATTAACTTTAAGACGGGGACAGTTTTCGTTGATTTGCCAGAGAAGATGTATCGGAAGATCAGCTTGAAATCAAGCTCGGGCTCGATTACAGGGAATAATGTGAAGGCTGAAGAGCTTGTGCTGCAGGCCGATTCAGGGAACATTGAAATGAACGGCTTCGAGGGAGGATTGCTGCGCAGCGAGCTTGTTGCAGGGGATATGAGCTTGAATCAGGTCGATGGAGCGCTCGCTATCGATAACGATACGGGTCATGTGAAAATTTCACATAAAGGAAATGTAAAGGCAAACAGCAGCATTCGTACGAGCACGGGCAAGATTGAGCTGTCGTTTCTGAATAAGCCGCAAGGCTTGCAGCTGAATGCTTCGTCTGAATCCGGGAAAATTCAATCGTCGCTCACGTCGGAGTCGGACGTGACCTCGAAGGGGGCAGGTCAGAAGCTGACCGCTGCTATTGGCAGCAACAGCTCCCAGGCACCGACCTTAACCATCATGACCTCCTCGGGTCACATTACATTGAAATAA
- a CDS encoding ABC transporter ATP-binding protein — protein MELNIQHVSKNYGAKQALRDVHVTLNEGILGLLGPNGAGKSTLMRILSTIEQPTSGAVSWNGVDIGKHPDELRRQLGYLPQDFGVYPNMTPIEFLEYMAAMKGISSRSARKRIDELLDILNLTEHRKRMLGGFSGGMKQRVGIAQSLLNDPSLLIVDEPTVGLDPEERIRFRNLLSTLASDRIVILSTHIVTDIESIAPHIAILSRGELVTYTTPEKLIQSVDHHVWHCVIPANQYQELQEKYTVSSAIHRQDGVHARIVSKSRPASNAVPLPPSLEDAYLFSVSRLGVLT, from the coding sequence TTGGAGCTAAACATTCAGCACGTATCTAAAAACTATGGCGCGAAGCAAGCGCTTCGTGATGTACACGTTACGTTGAACGAAGGCATACTCGGTCTGCTCGGACCGAATGGTGCCGGCAAATCGACGCTCATGCGTATTCTGTCCACGATTGAGCAGCCGACATCGGGGGCAGTTAGCTGGAACGGCGTCGATATAGGGAAACACCCTGATGAACTTCGGCGGCAATTAGGCTATTTGCCTCAAGATTTCGGTGTGTATCCGAACATGACTCCGATTGAGTTCCTCGAGTATATGGCAGCCATGAAGGGGATCTCATCGAGGTCGGCTCGTAAGCGTATAGATGAGCTGCTGGACATTCTGAATTTAACCGAGCATCGCAAGCGGATGCTGGGAGGCTTCTCTGGCGGCATGAAGCAGCGGGTCGGGATCGCACAGTCTCTGCTTAACGATCCTTCGTTATTAATCGTCGATGAGCCGACGGTTGGGCTTGATCCCGAGGAGCGGATTCGATTCCGAAACCTGCTCTCAACGCTGGCCTCGGACCGTATCGTCATTCTATCTACGCACATTGTGACAGATATCGAATCGATTGCTCCACATATCGCCATCTTGTCAAGGGGCGAGCTAGTTACGTATACAACCCCGGAGAAGCTCATTCAGAGCGTCGATCATCACGTGTGGCATTGTGTTATTCCCGCTAACCAATATCAAGAGCTGCAGGAGAAGTACACCGTGAGCAGTGCTATTCATCGTCAGGACGGTGTGCATGCTCGAATTGTGTCTAAGTCTCGTCCGGCTTCGAACGCGGTGCCGCTGCCTCCATCGCTGGAGGATGCGTATCTGTTCTCGGTGTCCAGATTAGGAGTGCTGACATGA